The nucleotide sequence AATTACTAATTTTAAAGTACATATTAAAAAATCGACCACAATGGCCGATTTTTATCTCTTTATCATAACTTTTTTTACTATTAAATATAAAATACCTAAAGTTATAGCTACTATAGCAAGAATAGGTAATATTGTTATAATATAGACAATTCCATTTTCTATTGTCTTTATAATATTATTTATTGTTGAAATAAATCCTTTCTTAGCTCGCAACCATATATTGTCGTCAACAGCATTTATATTTTCATCATTTTTCTTAACTTCTATTAAATTAATATTTATAGTAGACATATTTACTTGGTCATCCCATGTATTTAATAAATTTGTATGACTATCTATTTCTGTTCTTATTCTCCTAAGTTCATTTTCTACCCTTAATATTTCATCTACATTTTTTGCTTTCTTTAATATTTCTCTAAGCCTTTCTTCTTGAATCCTTAAGTTTTTTAATTCATTTTCTTTATCATAATATTGCTTAGATATATTCCTTGTTGACTCTTGCTCATTTGTAACCTCTCCTAACTTTTTAATATACTCTATTGTTTTAACAAAATTACTCTCTGGTATTCTTACTTTTAAATATCCTTGTTTTAATTTATTTTTATTTGAGTCCTTAACAGGTTTATAAGTAGTATTGGCATTTTCAATATAGCCCTCATTTTGTTTTACAAAATTAACTATACTATTAAACTTATTATCGTAATCTTCTACTTCTATATTCAAATAGGCTTGCTTAATTATTTTTTGTACTGGCTTGCTTCTTGAAACCGAAAAAGATTTATTCTGTACTGATTCATTTGCCCTTTCAGTAAACTTAGCATCTTCTGCAACTGATGAAGTCTCAACATCTAAATCCATTTTAGCCGTCATATTTCTGTCATCCTGTACCTCAACTTTAGCATTCATACTAGTACTTCTATCAAATTCAGGTTCTTCTACCGCACTATCATATTGATATTGTACTTTTTTGTCAAAAATAAAATTATTAAATATAAAACTAATAGATACTAATAAGACCAATAAACTTGCTGCTATTGCTGTTAAAGGTTTCCAATTAACCTTTTTCTTCTCTTTTTCGTTAATCTTTTTAAGTTTTTCATTTAATTTTTCAGTGTATCCATCAGGTAATTCTACTTGCTCTTCATTTCTAACTTCTTTTAATATTGCAACCATAGCTTCATAACTTTTTCTACATTTTTCACATGTCATTAAGTGCAATTCAAACTCTTTTTTGTCAATATCATTCAACTCATTATCTATATATAAAGACATATTATCTTCGAACACTTTACAATCCATTATATCCCTCCTTCCTTACTTTTTAGACGAAAAATTCATTATTTTGTTCCTTCTTAGCTAGTATAAGCTCTTTAAGTTTTTTTCTCGCTCTACTTATTCTTGATTTTACAGTACCTAGTGAACAATCTAAAATATTACCTATCTCTTCATATGAAAAACCTTGAATATCCCTTAGTATAATCACTGTTTTATAAATATCGTCTAATTCATTTATGCATTGATGTATTAATTCTTTTGTAATCTGTTTATCTAAAATGTTTTCAGGGGTATTAGATTCATCTTTGACTTCTCTATTTATTTCGTTATCTTCCACTTTTATGGGATTGTCCAAAGAATATACTTTCTCTTTCTTTTTTCTTAAAAAGTCCAAGCAAGTATTCACTACTATTCTATAAAGCCATGTTGAAAATGAAGCTTTATAATTGAAGGTTTTGATTGACTTATAAATCTTTATTAATGCTTCTTGCGACATATCCATTGCATCTTCAGGATTCTTCAACATTTTCAAAGCTATATTATATGCTGTTTTGTCATACTTTTTTATAAGCTCTTGGAATGCATTTATGTCACCTTTTTTACATTTTTTAATCAATTTATATTCTTTGTCTTCCAACTATAAGTCCCCTCCTCTCTCTATTAGCTTTATCTATATTTAGACGTAACTAATAAAAAAAAAGTTCCACTGTTAAAAGGAAAACTTCCTATAGCAAGGAAGTTTTCCTTTTTCTTATATGTTTATATTCAATTTTTATTAGAGATTTCCTTTTCACTTAAATATATTTGAGTATTAAATTCATTCATTTCTATTTTCATAAATTGTCTAATATCATCTAATATTACATACTCTGTTCCAGCAATAGTTATAGTGTCAATTTCTTTAAGCTTACACACTTCTTTCACATTTTGATTTTCAGCTTTTAATTGCTCTGTATCTCCTACTACCTCTTTTAATACCTTTTCTTTTTCTTCTTTACATATTTGTTGTTGACATATCTCTTCAGTCTCATCTTGTTGTATATCAAAACAACTAGCACATTTTATCAACTCATAAGGTATATATATTTTTTTATCAATTAGTTTACCATTATAAATAGTATTATTAAATACAATTATTGGGTCAATATAAAGCTCTAATTTATTATTTAGTGTAAATACTTCATTAGTTATATTTAATTTATCATATAATGTCTGTACTGACACATAAGGATTATTATTGTACATAACATAATCAATACTATTATCCCCATATTTAAATTCAAGAGTATTATCAACCAAATCTATTTTCAAATCTAACTTATTTACAAGTGGAAACAACGGTATAATTGGATTTTCGACTAAGTTTGAAAATTCACCTTTTACAAGCTTATCATTTAATTTCATGTAATTTAATTTATAATCTAGAATCTGCTTTTCTTTCCCTAT is from Caldisalinibacter kiritimatiensis and encodes:
- a CDS encoding DUF4349 domain-containing protein translates to MDCKVFEDNMSLYIDNELNDIDKKEFELHLMTCEKCRKSYEAMVAILKEVRNEEQVELPDGYTEKLNEKLKKINEKEKKKVNWKPLTAIAASLLVLLVSISFIFNNFIFDKKVQYQYDSAVEEPEFDRSTSMNAKVEVQDDRNMTAKMDLDVETSSVAEDAKFTERANESVQNKSFSVSRSKPVQKIIKQAYLNIEVEDYDNKFNSIVNFVKQNEGYIENANTTYKPVKDSNKNKLKQGYLKVRIPESNFVKTIEYIKKLGEVTNEQESTRNISKQYYDKENELKNLRIQEERLREILKKAKNVDEILRVENELRRIRTEIDSHTNLLNTWDDQVNMSTININLIEVKKNDENINAVDDNIWLRAKKGFISTINNIIKTIENGIVYIITILPILAIVAITLGILYLIVKKVMIKR
- a CDS encoding RNA polymerase sigma factor produces the protein MEDKEYKLIKKCKKGDINAFQELIKKYDKTAYNIALKMLKNPEDAMDMSQEALIKIYKSIKTFNYKASFSTWLYRIVVNTCLDFLRKKKEKVYSLDNPIKVEDNEINREVKDESNTPENILDKQITKELIHQCINELDDIYKTVIILRDIQGFSYEEIGNILDCSLGTVKSRISRARKKLKELILAKKEQNNEFFV